One part of the [Synechococcus] sp. NIES-970 genome encodes these proteins:
- a CDS encoding two-component hybrid sensor and regulator has translation MGIAVNSNSHDSNKHQDADFEDELLDLFEDLETETSSPLTSLGSFAGEIDPKVSFVSFAKNFEELLAFEEMAHPQPHLTSQPGRSQETNDLQTDLEALLQDTDPNVENEPFFPLEDPVSPPLKRPEVKPKKTQQPLAIAYYLPPQELAQYLEPAAPPSTIDWQALNQLIQEVPSIAPPVPKRPQIAISKQTDFGELEALLQEADTIGGPPLTTSTTNPSRSRTPKANAFEQTMRIPVKQLDNLSNLMGELVVNRNTLEQSQEKLRQFLDNLTGQVQQLNDIGSRLQDLYERSLLERSLLASRGQGNEYHFPAGFTDKGHGLGVNPSQAVTQEYDPLEMDQFTGFHLLSQEMIELIVRVRESSSDIEFLVDDNEQIARNLRQVSTQLQEGLTKSRMIPFSQAADRLVRPVREISLKLNKRASLNIEGREVLIDKMILEQLYDPLTHLINNAITHGIESPDVRLSRKKPPGGTVTLKAYLQGNQIVISIADDGAGIDAEAITRKALEKNLITPDQLRNLSQQDIYDFIFHAGFTTREQADDFAGRGVGMDVVRTALGSIRGTINIESELGKGTTFTIRLPLTLNICRALFCLNRHSRIALPMDGVEDMQTYTLEQIEQEGRKRYVRWRDSRLRVYPLNNLLTLQRQIGRSSIYGGASDPDQIPVVILRSAGNLLAVEVDQVLGEQEIVIKQIEGPIPKPAGISGATVLGDGTVMPVVDVLELIELAAQGRVRAKVTTWQENPALHLLVPEMVQTEPIVLIVDDSITVRELLSMSFTKAGYRVEQARDGQEAWEKLRGGLPCELVFCDIEMPRMDGLELLSRIQKDSSLKKIPVAMLTSRGADRHRQMAAELGASAYFTKPYLEEALLDAAQKMRQGAVLLPDSTRQPTQVVSELSELDTQDFEPLDDASVKVSAPRILIVDDSVTVRELLAITFQKAGYHVERARDGQDALNQLLEDPNFNLVFCDIEMPRLDGLAFLEAISAYPELIDIPVAMITSRGAGRHRKIAAERGAKAYFTKPYVEEQLLAAAGRLIAGETLLDEDGKVVT, from the coding sequence ATGGGGATAGCAGTGAATAGCAACAGTCATGACTCAAACAAACACCAAGATGCAGATTTCGAAGATGAACTTCTGGATCTGTTTGAAGACCTAGAAACCGAAACGTCCTCTCCCCTGACGTCCCTGGGCTCTTTTGCGGGCGAAATCGACCCCAAGGTTTCTTTTGTGAGCTTCGCCAAAAACTTTGAGGAGCTGCTGGCCTTTGAAGAGATGGCCCACCCCCAACCCCATCTGACCAGCCAACCCGGACGGTCTCAGGAGACCAACGACCTCCAAACAGACCTCGAAGCACTCCTCCAGGACACCGATCCCAACGTCGAAAACGAACCCTTTTTCCCCTTAGAAGATCCTGTTTCCCCTCCCCTGAAGCGACCTGAAGTCAAACCCAAAAAAACACAACAGCCCTTGGCGATCGCCTACTATCTCCCCCCCCAAGAACTTGCCCAATACCTAGAACCAGCCGCCCCCCCCAGTACCATCGACTGGCAAGCCCTGAATCAACTGATTCAAGAAGTTCCGAGTATTGCTCCCCCCGTCCCCAAACGCCCCCAGATCGCCATCTCCAAACAAACAGATTTTGGCGAGCTCGAAGCCCTCCTCCAGGAAGCCGACACGATTGGTGGCCCCCCCCTCACCACCAGCACCACCAATCCCAGCCGTAGCCGCACCCCCAAAGCCAATGCCTTTGAGCAAACCATGCGGATTCCTGTAAAACAACTAGATAACCTCAGCAACCTCATGGGGGAACTCGTTGTTAACCGTAATACCCTCGAACAAAGCCAAGAGAAGCTCCGCCAATTTCTCGATAACCTCACAGGCCAAGTCCAACAGCTCAATGATATTGGTAGTCGGCTCCAAGACCTCTACGAACGCTCCCTCCTCGAACGCTCCCTCCTTGCCAGCCGGGGACAGGGGAATGAATATCATTTTCCCGCCGGATTTACCGATAAAGGGCATGGGCTCGGTGTTAACCCAAGCCAAGCGGTTACCCAAGAATACGACCCCTTAGAAATGGATCAATTCACCGGCTTTCACCTCCTCTCCCAGGAGATGATCGAGCTGATCGTTCGGGTACGAGAGTCCTCCTCTGACATCGAATTTTTAGTCGATGACAACGAACAAATTGCCCGCAACCTCCGCCAGGTCAGTACCCAACTCCAGGAGGGTTTAACAAAATCACGGATGATTCCTTTTTCCCAGGCTGCCGATCGCCTTGTGCGTCCCGTCCGGGAAATCTCCCTCAAGCTCAATAAACGAGCTTCATTAAACATTGAGGGCCGGGAAGTGCTGATCGACAAAATGATCCTTGAACAGCTCTATGATCCCCTAACACACCTGATCAATAACGCCATCACCCATGGTATTGAGTCCCCGGATGTACGTCTGAGCCGCAAAAAACCCCCCGGAGGAACCGTTACCCTCAAGGCTTATTTACAGGGCAACCAAATTGTGATCTCCATTGCCGATGATGGCGCGGGGATCGATGCCGAAGCAATCACCCGCAAAGCCCTCGAAAAAAATCTAATCACTCCCGATCAACTCCGCAACCTCAGTCAACAAGACATCTACGACTTCATCTTCCATGCCGGCTTTACCACCCGAGAACAGGCCGATGACTTCGCTGGCCGAGGTGTGGGAATGGACGTGGTGCGTACCGCCCTCGGCAGTATCCGTGGCACGATCAATATTGAGTCAGAGCTCGGTAAAGGAACCACCTTTACCATTCGACTGCCCTTAACCCTCAATATCTGTCGCGCTCTATTTTGTCTTAACCGCCATTCTCGCATTGCGCTGCCAATGGATGGGGTCGAAGATATGCAGACCTACACCCTAGAGCAAATTGAACAGGAAGGTCGCAAACGCTACGTTCGGTGGCGAGATTCACGGCTCCGGGTCTATCCACTCAATAATCTCCTAACACTCCAACGACAAATTGGCCGTAGCTCTATCTATGGGGGCGCCAGTGATCCCGACCAAATTCCCGTTGTGATTCTCCGGAGTGCCGGGAACTTGCTCGCCGTCGAAGTAGACCAGGTGCTGGGAGAACAGGAAATTGTTATCAAGCAGATTGAAGGTCCGATTCCTAAGCCTGCAGGAATTTCTGGGGCTACGGTGCTCGGGGATGGCACAGTGATGCCTGTGGTAGATGTTTTAGAACTCATTGAATTGGCTGCCCAGGGACGGGTGCGAGCCAAAGTCACCACCTGGCAAGAAAATCCAGCTCTCCATCTGCTGGTGCCGGAAATGGTTCAGACAGAGCCCATTGTCTTAATTGTGGATGACTCGATTACAGTGCGAGAGCTGCTATCAATGAGTTTCACAAAGGCAGGTTACCGGGTAGAGCAGGCTAGGGATGGCCAGGAAGCTTGGGAAAAACTCCGGGGTGGTTTGCCCTGCGAATTGGTGTTCTGCGACATTGAAATGCCCCGGATGGATGGCCTAGAGCTCTTATCTCGGATTCAAAAAGATTCAAGCCTCAAAAAAATTCCGGTGGCAATGCTCACTTCCCGGGGGGCTGATCGTCACCGCCAAATGGCAGCAGAATTGGGAGCCAGCGCTTATTTTACGAAGCCCTACTTAGAAGAAGCTCTCTTAGATGCGGCTCAAAAAATGCGCCAGGGGGCAGTGTTGCTCCCTGATAGTACAAGACAACCCACCCAGGTGGTTTCTGAGCTGTCTGAATTAGACACCCAAGATTTTGAGCCACTAGACGATGCCTCGGTGAAGGTGAGTGCTCCCAGGATTTTGATTGTGGATGATTCGGTGACGGTGCGAGAACTGTTGGCGATTACCTTCCAGAAGGCGGGCTACCATGTGGAGCGAGCCCGGGATGGTCAAGATGCTCTTAATCAGCTGCTCGAAGATCCTAATTTCAACTTGGTGTTCTGTGACATTGAGATGCCACGCCTGGATGGTTTAGCGTTCCTAGAGGCCATCAGTGCTTACCCTGAATTGATCGACATTCCCGTGGCGATGATCACCTCGCGGGGAGCGGGTCGGCACCGCAAAATTGCGGCGGAGCGGGGGGCAAAAGCCTATTTCACGAAGCCCTATGTGGAAGAGCAATTACTGGCGGCGGCGGGGCGGCTAATTGCTGGAGAAACTTTGTTGGATGAAGATGGTAAGGTGGTGACATAA
- a CDS encoding hypothetical protein (conserved hypothetical protein (DUF28)), translated as MAGHSKWANIKRQKARVDAKKGKTFTQLSRAIIVAARQGIPDPAGNFQLRTAIEKAKAAGIPNENIERAIAKGAGTYNDGEANYEEIRYEGYGPGGVAILIEALTDNRNRTAADLRSAFTKNGGNLGETGCVSWMFRHKGIVTLTGDIEEETLLEASLVGEAESYHVREDDDGVEVLTAVENLEHLNQTLQEAGFVVEDAELRWLPETAMTLEEDSQIQAVLKLIDSLEALDDVQGVTSNLAIAPALTRV; from the coding sequence ATGGCTGGACATAGTAAGTGGGCAAATATTAAACGGCAGAAGGCGCGGGTTGATGCCAAGAAAGGGAAGACCTTTACCCAGCTCTCCCGGGCGATTATTGTGGCGGCGCGCCAGGGGATCCCAGATCCGGCGGGGAATTTTCAGCTCCGTACGGCCATTGAAAAAGCGAAGGCAGCGGGCATTCCCAATGAGAATATTGAGCGGGCGATCGCCAAAGGAGCAGGTACTTACAATGATGGGGAAGCTAACTACGAAGAAATCCGCTACGAAGGTTACGGCCCAGGAGGGGTAGCGATTCTGATAGAGGCTCTCACTGACAATCGCAATCGCACCGCCGCGGATCTGCGGTCTGCCTTTACAAAAAATGGTGGTAACCTCGGCGAAACAGGTTGTGTGAGCTGGATGTTTCGTCACAAAGGGATCGTGACCCTCACCGGAGATATTGAAGAAGAAACCCTCTTGGAAGCTTCTTTGGTAGGGGAGGCAGAGAGTTATCACGTCCGAGAAGATGATGATGGGGTTGAGGTATTGACCGCCGTCGAAAACCTCGAGCATCTCAACCAAACCCTCCAGGAGGCAGGTTTTGTCGTTGAAGATGCAGAATTGCGTTGGCTGCCGGAAACGGCGATGACCCTAGAAGAAGACAGTCAGATCCAAGCCGTTTTGAAATTGATCGACAGCCTCGAAGCCCTAGACGATGTCCAAGGGGTGACAAGTAATTTGGCGATCGCCCCAGCCCTCACAAGAGTCTGA
- a CDS encoding two-component hybrid sensor and regulator, giving the protein MRIPEPLPHEAERLKSLFQQDLLDSAPEAEFDSIVTLAAQLFGVKITLISLVDDCRQWFKAKVGLNGDETSRDLSFCGHALHGEDIFEVPDARLDERFFDNPFVTGEPHVRFYAGQPIRSPDGYKLGTLCLIDDQPRMLTMPERHSLHLLGQQVEHYIQLRHQLRQQEKRIKLLSAQVQSSNQANALKDQLLAVLSHDLRSPLISFRSVLELFATQNLEPGELEGFIPEICQKFDQTETKVVQVLRWAQQQLHNQGVSLEPLNVEAIARSVLPWCQDCAQRKKIDLRVDLTPGLQALGNLELVGVVLRNLLGNAMKYSRQGDQVTLFAYQEGQYVELGVQDTGLGMKPETLKKLRSYTYQASAPGTDNELGTGLGLLLCQTYLNQMGTALDIESRWLEGSSFSFRLAIAPDTSAHLPKGTPCPGN; this is encoded by the coding sequence ATGCGCATCCCCGAACCGCTCCCCCACGAAGCTGAGCGCCTCAAATCTCTTTTTCAGCAGGATCTGCTAGACAGTGCACCGGAAGCAGAGTTTGATAGTATCGTCACCCTGGCCGCCCAATTATTTGGGGTAAAAATCACCTTGATTTCTTTAGTCGATGATTGTCGTCAGTGGTTTAAAGCAAAGGTGGGCCTGAACGGGGATGAAACATCTCGAGATCTCTCGTTCTGTGGCCATGCACTCCATGGGGAAGATATTTTTGAGGTCCCCGATGCTCGCCTTGATGAACGTTTTTTTGATAATCCCTTTGTGACGGGAGAGCCCCATGTGCGCTTCTATGCGGGGCAACCGATTCGCTCCCCGGATGGCTATAAACTAGGGACCCTCTGCCTAATTGACGATCAACCTCGTATGCTCACCATGCCAGAGCGGCATTCATTGCACCTACTGGGACAACAGGTCGAGCATTACATTCAACTGCGCCATCAGCTTAGGCAGCAAGAGAAAAGAATTAAGCTCCTATCTGCCCAGGTGCAATCTAGCAACCAAGCCAATGCTCTCAAGGATCAATTGCTGGCGGTCCTATCCCACGATCTACGGAGCCCCTTGATCAGCTTTCGGTCGGTGCTAGAACTTTTTGCGACCCAAAATCTAGAACCAGGGGAACTGGAAGGTTTTATCCCAGAGATTTGCCAAAAGTTCGACCAGACAGAAACTAAAGTTGTGCAAGTATTACGCTGGGCCCAGCAGCAGTTACACAACCAGGGGGTTTCTTTGGAGCCGCTCAATGTGGAGGCGATCGCCCGCTCTGTCCTTCCTTGGTGTCAAGATTGCGCCCAAAGAAAAAAAATTGACTTACGGGTTGACCTCACCCCTGGTCTGCAAGCACTGGGAAATTTGGAGTTGGTGGGGGTGGTCCTCCGTAATCTCTTGGGCAATGCGATGAAATATTCCCGGCAGGGCGATCAGGTGACTTTATTTGCCTACCAAGAAGGCCAATATGTGGAATTAGGCGTTCAAGATACAGGGCTCGGCATGAAACCAGAAACCCTCAAAAAACTCCGTAGCTACACCTACCAAGCCTCTGCCCCAGGAACGGACAATGAGCTGGGAACTGGCTTGGGCTTGTTGCTCTGTCAAACTTATCTAAACCAGATGGGAACGGCCCTCGACATCGAGAGCCGTTGGCTGGAGGGGTCGAGCTTCTCTTTTCGGCTGGCGATCGCCCCCGACACGTCAGCGCACCTGCCTAAAGGGACACCGTGCCCTGGAAACTAA
- the dapF gene encoding diaminopimelate epimerase, which translates to MVLEFTKYQGLGNDFILLDNRQQDTPLVTPEQAIQLCDRHFGIGADGVIFALPGQDGTDYTMRIYNSDGSEPEMCGNGIRCMARFLDQLEGGNAPGKTYNIHTLAGIIRPQLEANQQVRVDMGEPILSAAEIPTTLADANGQAINQSLEVVGKTWTVTCVSMGNPHCITFVDDVAAIALETIGKDFEHHPVFPQRINTEFIEVVRPDYIKMRVWERGAGITLACGTGACASVVAGVLTGHCDRLCTVELPGGCLQIEWSAADNHIYMTGPAAVSFQGTVSL; encoded by the coding sequence ATGGTGCTGGAATTTACGAAATATCAAGGCCTGGGTAACGATTTTATTTTGCTCGATAATCGCCAGCAAGATACCCCCCTCGTCACCCCCGAACAGGCCATTCAGTTGTGCGATCGCCATTTCGGGATTGGGGCTGACGGTGTGATCTTTGCTCTCCCCGGCCAAGATGGGACAGATTACACCATGCGCATTTACAACTCCGACGGCTCCGAACCGGAGATGTGTGGCAATGGCATTCGTTGCATGGCCCGCTTCCTCGACCAACTTGAAGGGGGCAACGCACCGGGGAAAACCTACAATATCCATACCCTCGCTGGGATTATTCGCCCCCAACTAGAAGCCAATCAGCAGGTGCGGGTGGATATGGGAGAACCAATTCTTAGTGCTGCTGAAATTCCCACCACCTTGGCTGATGCTAATGGTCAAGCGATTAACCAGTCCCTAGAGGTGGTTGGTAAAACCTGGACTGTCACCTGTGTGAGTATGGGGAACCCCCACTGCATTACCTTCGTGGATGATGTGGCCGCGATCGCCTTAGAAACCATTGGCAAAGACTTTGAGCACCATCCTGTCTTTCCCCAGCGGATCAACACCGAGTTTATCGAAGTGGTGCGTCCTGACTACATCAAAATGCGGGTCTGGGAACGAGGGGCAGGTATTACTCTGGCCTGTGGTACCGGCGCCTGCGCTTCGGTGGTGGCTGGGGTGTTGACAGGCCATTGCGATCGCCTCTGCACCGTCGAACTGCCGGGGGGCTGTCTTCAGATTGAATGGTCAGCCGCCGACAACCATATTTATATGACTGGGCCAGCGGCGGTTAGTTTCCAGGGCACGGTGTCCCTTTAG
- a CDS encoding hypothetical protein (conserved hypothetical protein) — MTEFNTGYPSVRRIQSLVKAKGEVEIKLTTSDVLIGRILWQDPFCLCVVDRSSAQQFMVSRQAIAYIKA, encoded by the coding sequence ATGACAGAATTTAATACGGGCTACCCAAGCGTGCGGCGTATCCAGAGCCTCGTCAAAGCAAAAGGGGAAGTGGAAATCAAACTCACCACCAGCGATGTGCTGATTGGCCGCATCCTCTGGCAAGACCCCTTTTGTCTCTGTGTTGTAGACCGCAGTTCTGCCCAACAGTTTATGGTTTCCCGCCAGGCGATCGCCTACATTAAAGCCTAG